A single window of Cataglyphis hispanica isolate Lineage 1 chromosome 2, ULB_Chis1_1.0, whole genome shotgun sequence DNA harbors:
- the LOC126858907 gene encoding nose resistant to fluoxetine protein 6-like isoform X1 — protein sequence MLFYRFVFIMYFYVNFDLVSVFAQTNKSDENKYKKVISNLLPAYIVALRADLVNSTICGKELRDFRDAVDQRILWSLKILDSSGGFKPGFLYGNNYWLGSRSQCLDTMNTVPLDIAKRHILNNTIIHRDLQEEFPPFEVNYFVAHFKHNSTLQYHTNFNTNKDIITLGLCLPASCSINDLRLILEKISCDRIFFISDLYSMDLKLIEIKNLKDDQQWSSYNTIFFICVLGLIFFTMIIGTIYDVFVHHKYLLSEDKTVANVRNKSEEVEITPLSTRQSGIGKILICFSVYTNTKIIFSTKLNTDEIPTIHGLKFLTMNWIILIHIIFFQLDYIDNTAFIWRIILNPLIQVLCNVIVPVDTFFFSSGFLVTYLYLKDKMGKEKTKSTNYKAKINEFFIHIIKRFIRLTPAYMITIGILQLNRSWYNKNSQFYERSYEVCMKYWWRNLLYINNLFDHKSMCINWGWYLANDMQYFIIATALLILSTMYFYTSIVILGALLIGSIIITGYISYIYEYIPTLNEQWRLLHVFYFSPWTRIGPYIIGIITGYIVRKLNKKLALKKKTVIFCWCLGSACIIFVLLGLYKQNVSILYAAVYVALSRTLWAIGIAWIVIACFTKHGGIVNQLLSSKVFIPFSKLSYCVYLIHPVVIQSIRLSSETSVHLELLPMIIMSAGYLVISYVCAYVLALMAEIPYILLMQMFRQSCNNKKYI from the exons atgttattttaccGATTTgtgtttattatgtatttttatgtaaattttgatttagttAGCGTTTTTGCACAGACTAACAAATCTGACGAGAATAAATACAAGAAAGTTATTAGTAATTTGCTGCCTGCTTATATTGTTGCTTTGAGAGCCGATCTTGTTAACTCAACTATATGCGGAAAAGAATTACGAGACTTCCGAGATGCCGTGGATCAACGAATATTGTGGAGCTTGAAAA taCTGGATTCTAGCGGTGGATTCAAACCAGGCTTTCTTTATGGAAATAATTACTGGCTGGGTAGTCGTAGTCAATGTCTTGATACGATGAATACAGTTCCTCTAGATATTGCAAAAcggcatatattaaataacacaaTAATACATCGTGATCTACAAGAGGAATTTCCGCCTTTCGAAGTAAATTACTTTGTTGCTCATTTTAAACACAACAGTACTCTTCAATATCACACAAATTTTAACACTAATAAA gaCATAATTACGCTCGGCCTCTGTTTACCAGCATCATGTTCTATAAATGATCTAAGGTTAATTctggaaaaaatatcttgcgacagaattttctttatcaGTGACCTTTATTCCATGGATTTGAAATTGatcgagattaaaaatttaaaagacgaTCAACAATGGTCATCttataatacgatattttttatctg tgtTTTAGggcttatttttttcacaatgatAATTGGAACAATATACGATGTATTTGTGCATCACAAATATTTACTTTCAGAAGATAAAACTGTAGCTA ATGTAAGGAACAAATCCGAGGAAGTGGAAATAACACCATTGTCTACACGACAAAGTGGAATTGGAAAAATACTGATATGTTTTTCTGTATacacaaatacaaaaataatatttagcacAAAATTGAATACTGACGAAATACCTACTATTcatggtttaaaatttctaactaTGAATTGGATAATTTTGATTCATATCATATTCTTCCAGCTGGATTATATCg acAATACAGCATTTATATGGAGAATAATCTTGAATCCCTTAATTCAAGTATTATGTAATGTAATCGTACCAGTAGATACCTTCTTCTTTTCAAGCGGATTTTTAgtaacttatttatatttgaaagataaaatggGCAAAGAAAAAACCAAATCAACTAAttacaaagcaaaaataaatgaattttttattcatatcataaaaagatttattcg gtTGACACCTGCGTATATGATAACGATAGGAATACTGCAATTAAATCGGTCTTGGTACAACAAGAATTCACAATTTTACGAAAGATCGTACGAAGTTTGCATGAAATATTGGTGGAGAAaccttttatacataaataatctattcGATCACAAGTCAAtg tgcaTAAATTGGGGTTGGTATTTAGCCAATgacatgcaatattttataattgctactgcattattaattttgtcaacTAT GTACTTTTACACGTCTATTGTCATATTGGGTGCACTTTTAATCGGCTCTATTATAATTACCggttatatttcatatatttatgaatatattccgac gCTGAATGAACAATGGAGACTTCTTCATGTCTTTTACTTCTCTCCATGGACCAGAATAGGACCATATATTATAGGCATAATTACAGGTTACATTGTgagaaaactaaataaaaaattggctttaaaaaaa aaaactGTAATTTTCTGTTGGTGCCTTGGTAGCGCGTGTATTATTTTCGTATTGTTAGGCCTTTATAAGCAAAACGTATCTATTCTGTATGCTGCTGTCTATGTTGCATTAAGTAGAACACTTTGGGCCATAGGTATAGCATGGATTGTAATAGCATGTTTTACTAAGCATGGTG GTAttgttaatcaattattatcgtCCAAAGTCTTTATCCCTTTTAGTAAACTTTCTTATTGTGTTTATCTCATACATCCCGTTGTTATACAATCGATTCGCTTGTCTAGTGAAACATCTGTTCATTTGGAATTATTGCCTAtg ATTATCATGTCTGCAGGATACTTGGTGATTAGTTACGTTTGCGCTTACGTATTGGCTTTAATGGCAGAAATACCGTATATCTTGCTAATGCAAATGTTCCGTCAATCttgcaataacaaaaaatatatatag
- the LOC126858907 gene encoding nose resistant to fluoxetine protein 6-like isoform X4, translating to MLFYRFVFIMYFYVNFDLVSVFAQTNKSDENKYKKVISNLLPAYIVALRADLVNSTICGKELRDFRDAVDQRILWSLKILDSSGGFKPGFLYGNNYWLGSRSQCLDTMNTVPLDIAKRHILNNTIIHRDLQEEFPPFEVNYFVAHFKHNSTLQYHTNFNTNKDIITLGLCLPASCSINDLRLILEKISCDRIFFISDLYSMDLKLIEIKNLKDDQQWSSYNTIFFICVLGLIFFTMIIGTIYDVFVHHKYLLSEDKTVANVRNKSEEVEITPLSTRQSGIGKILICFSVYTNTKIIFSTKLNTDEIPTIHGLKFLTMNWIILIHIIFFQLDYIDNTAFIWRIILNPLIQVLCNVIVPVDTFFFSSGFLVTYLYLKDKMGKEKTKSTNYKAKINEFFIHIIKRFIRLTPAYMITIGILQLNRSWYNKNSQFYERSYEVCMKYWWRNLLYINNLFDHKSMCINWGWYLANDMQYFIIATALLILSTMYFYTSIVILGALLIGSIIITGYISYIYEYIPTLNEQWRLLHVFYFSPWTRIGPYIIGIITGYIVRKLNKKLALKKKL from the exons atgttattttaccGATTTgtgtttattatgtatttttatgtaaattttgatttagttAGCGTTTTTGCACAGACTAACAAATCTGACGAGAATAAATACAAGAAAGTTATTAGTAATTTGCTGCCTGCTTATATTGTTGCTTTGAGAGCCGATCTTGTTAACTCAACTATATGCGGAAAAGAATTACGAGACTTCCGAGATGCCGTGGATCAACGAATATTGTGGAGCTTGAAAA taCTGGATTCTAGCGGTGGATTCAAACCAGGCTTTCTTTATGGAAATAATTACTGGCTGGGTAGTCGTAGTCAATGTCTTGATACGATGAATACAGTTCCTCTAGATATTGCAAAAcggcatatattaaataacacaaTAATACATCGTGATCTACAAGAGGAATTTCCGCCTTTCGAAGTAAATTACTTTGTTGCTCATTTTAAACACAACAGTACTCTTCAATATCACACAAATTTTAACACTAATAAA gaCATAATTACGCTCGGCCTCTGTTTACCAGCATCATGTTCTATAAATGATCTAAGGTTAATTctggaaaaaatatcttgcgacagaattttctttatcaGTGACCTTTATTCCATGGATTTGAAATTGatcgagattaaaaatttaaaagacgaTCAACAATGGTCATCttataatacgatattttttatctg tgtTTTAGggcttatttttttcacaatgatAATTGGAACAATATACGATGTATTTGTGCATCACAAATATTTACTTTCAGAAGATAAAACTGTAGCTA ATGTAAGGAACAAATCCGAGGAAGTGGAAATAACACCATTGTCTACACGACAAAGTGGAATTGGAAAAATACTGATATGTTTTTCTGTATacacaaatacaaaaataatatttagcacAAAATTGAATACTGACGAAATACCTACTATTcatggtttaaaatttctaactaTGAATTGGATAATTTTGATTCATATCATATTCTTCCAGCTGGATTATATCg acAATACAGCATTTATATGGAGAATAATCTTGAATCCCTTAATTCAAGTATTATGTAATGTAATCGTACCAGTAGATACCTTCTTCTTTTCAAGCGGATTTTTAgtaacttatttatatttgaaagataaaatggGCAAAGAAAAAACCAAATCAACTAAttacaaagcaaaaataaatgaattttttattcatatcataaaaagatttattcg gtTGACACCTGCGTATATGATAACGATAGGAATACTGCAATTAAATCGGTCTTGGTACAACAAGAATTCACAATTTTACGAAAGATCGTACGAAGTTTGCATGAAATATTGGTGGAGAAaccttttatacataaataatctattcGATCACAAGTCAAtg tgcaTAAATTGGGGTTGGTATTTAGCCAATgacatgcaatattttataattgctactgcattattaattttgtcaacTAT GTACTTTTACACGTCTATTGTCATATTGGGTGCACTTTTAATCGGCTCTATTATAATTACCggttatatttcatatatttatgaatatattccgac gCTGAATGAACAATGGAGACTTCTTCATGTCTTTTACTTCTCTCCATGGACCAGAATAGGACCATATATTATAGGCATAATTACAGGTTACATTGTgagaaaactaaataaaaaattggctttaaaaaa aaaactGTAA
- the LOC126858907 gene encoding nose resistant to fluoxetine protein 6-like isoform X2: MLFYRFVFIMYFYVNFDLVSVFAQTNKSDENKYKKVISNLLPAYIVALRADLVNSTICGKELRDFRDAVDQRILWSLKILDSSGGFKPGFLYGNNYWLGSRSQCLDTMNTVPLDIAKRHILNNTIIHRDLQEEFPPFEDIITLGLCLPASCSINDLRLILEKISCDRIFFISDLYSMDLKLIEIKNLKDDQQWSSYNTIFFICVLGLIFFTMIIGTIYDVFVHHKYLLSEDKTVANVRNKSEEVEITPLSTRQSGIGKILICFSVYTNTKIIFSTKLNTDEIPTIHGLKFLTMNWIILIHIIFFQLDYIDNTAFIWRIILNPLIQVLCNVIVPVDTFFFSSGFLVTYLYLKDKMGKEKTKSTNYKAKINEFFIHIIKRFIRLTPAYMITIGILQLNRSWYNKNSQFYERSYEVCMKYWWRNLLYINNLFDHKSMCINWGWYLANDMQYFIIATALLILSTMYFYTSIVILGALLIGSIIITGYISYIYEYIPTLNEQWRLLHVFYFSPWTRIGPYIIGIITGYIVRKLNKKLALKKKTVIFCWCLGSACIIFVLLGLYKQNVSILYAAVYVALSRTLWAIGIAWIVIACFTKHGGIVNQLLSSKVFIPFSKLSYCVYLIHPVVIQSIRLSSETSVHLELLPMIIMSAGYLVISYVCAYVLALMAEIPYILLMQMFRQSCNNKKYI; encoded by the exons atgttattttaccGATTTgtgtttattatgtatttttatgtaaattttgatttagttAGCGTTTTTGCACAGACTAACAAATCTGACGAGAATAAATACAAGAAAGTTATTAGTAATTTGCTGCCTGCTTATATTGTTGCTTTGAGAGCCGATCTTGTTAACTCAACTATATGCGGAAAAGAATTACGAGACTTCCGAGATGCCGTGGATCAACGAATATTGTGGAGCTTGAAAA taCTGGATTCTAGCGGTGGATTCAAACCAGGCTTTCTTTATGGAAATAATTACTGGCTGGGTAGTCGTAGTCAATGTCTTGATACGATGAATACAGTTCCTCTAGATATTGCAAAAcggcatatattaaataacacaaTAATACATCGTGATCTACAAGAGGAATTTCCGCCTTTCGAA gaCATAATTACGCTCGGCCTCTGTTTACCAGCATCATGTTCTATAAATGATCTAAGGTTAATTctggaaaaaatatcttgcgacagaattttctttatcaGTGACCTTTATTCCATGGATTTGAAATTGatcgagattaaaaatttaaaagacgaTCAACAATGGTCATCttataatacgatattttttatctg tgtTTTAGggcttatttttttcacaatgatAATTGGAACAATATACGATGTATTTGTGCATCACAAATATTTACTTTCAGAAGATAAAACTGTAGCTA ATGTAAGGAACAAATCCGAGGAAGTGGAAATAACACCATTGTCTACACGACAAAGTGGAATTGGAAAAATACTGATATGTTTTTCTGTATacacaaatacaaaaataatatttagcacAAAATTGAATACTGACGAAATACCTACTATTcatggtttaaaatttctaactaTGAATTGGATAATTTTGATTCATATCATATTCTTCCAGCTGGATTATATCg acAATACAGCATTTATATGGAGAATAATCTTGAATCCCTTAATTCAAGTATTATGTAATGTAATCGTACCAGTAGATACCTTCTTCTTTTCAAGCGGATTTTTAgtaacttatttatatttgaaagataaaatggGCAAAGAAAAAACCAAATCAACTAAttacaaagcaaaaataaatgaattttttattcatatcataaaaagatttattcg gtTGACACCTGCGTATATGATAACGATAGGAATACTGCAATTAAATCGGTCTTGGTACAACAAGAATTCACAATTTTACGAAAGATCGTACGAAGTTTGCATGAAATATTGGTGGAGAAaccttttatacataaataatctattcGATCACAAGTCAAtg tgcaTAAATTGGGGTTGGTATTTAGCCAATgacatgcaatattttataattgctactgcattattaattttgtcaacTAT GTACTTTTACACGTCTATTGTCATATTGGGTGCACTTTTAATCGGCTCTATTATAATTACCggttatatttcatatatttatgaatatattccgac gCTGAATGAACAATGGAGACTTCTTCATGTCTTTTACTTCTCTCCATGGACCAGAATAGGACCATATATTATAGGCATAATTACAGGTTACATTGTgagaaaactaaataaaaaattggctttaaaaaaa aaaactGTAATTTTCTGTTGGTGCCTTGGTAGCGCGTGTATTATTTTCGTATTGTTAGGCCTTTATAAGCAAAACGTATCTATTCTGTATGCTGCTGTCTATGTTGCATTAAGTAGAACACTTTGGGCCATAGGTATAGCATGGATTGTAATAGCATGTTTTACTAAGCATGGTG GTAttgttaatcaattattatcgtCCAAAGTCTTTATCCCTTTTAGTAAACTTTCTTATTGTGTTTATCTCATACATCCCGTTGTTATACAATCGATTCGCTTGTCTAGTGAAACATCTGTTCATTTGGAATTATTGCCTAtg ATTATCATGTCTGCAGGATACTTGGTGATTAGTTACGTTTGCGCTTACGTATTGGCTTTAATGGCAGAAATACCGTATATCTTGCTAATGCAAATGTTCCGTCAATCttgcaataacaaaaaatatatatag
- the LOC126858907 gene encoding nose resistant to fluoxetine protein 6-like isoform X3 → MRKRITRLPRCRGSTNIVELENGGFKPGFLYGNNYWLGSRSQCLDTMNTVPLDIAKRHILNNTIIHRDLQEEFPPFEVNYFVAHFKHNSTLQYHTNFNTNKDIITLGLCLPASCSINDLRLILEKISCDRIFFISDLYSMDLKLIEIKNLKDDQQWSSYNTIFFICVLGLIFFTMIIGTIYDVFVHHKYLLSEDKTVANVRNKSEEVEITPLSTRQSGIGKILICFSVYTNTKIIFSTKLNTDEIPTIHGLKFLTMNWIILIHIIFFQLDYIDNTAFIWRIILNPLIQVLCNVIVPVDTFFFSSGFLVTYLYLKDKMGKEKTKSTNYKAKINEFFIHIIKRFIRLTPAYMITIGILQLNRSWYNKNSQFYERSYEVCMKYWWRNLLYINNLFDHKSMCINWGWYLANDMQYFIIATALLILSTMYFYTSIVILGALLIGSIIITGYISYIYEYIPTLNEQWRLLHVFYFSPWTRIGPYIIGIITGYIVRKLNKKLALKKKTVIFCWCLGSACIIFVLLGLYKQNVSILYAAVYVALSRTLWAIGIAWIVIACFTKHGGIVNQLLSSKVFIPFSKLSYCVYLIHPVVIQSIRLSSETSVHLELLPMIIMSAGYLVISYVCAYVLALMAEIPYILLMQMFRQSCNNKKYI, encoded by the exons ATGCGGAAAAGAATTACGAGACTTCCGAGATGCCGTGGATCAACGAATATTGTGGAGCTTGAAAA CGGTGGATTCAAACCAGGCTTTCTTTATGGAAATAATTACTGGCTGGGTAGTCGTAGTCAATGTCTTGATACGATGAATACAGTTCCTCTAGATATTGCAAAAcggcatatattaaataacacaaTAATACATCGTGATCTACAAGAGGAATTTCCGCCTTTCGAAGTAAATTACTTTGTTGCTCATTTTAAACACAACAGTACTCTTCAATATCACACAAATTTTAACACTAATAAA gaCATAATTACGCTCGGCCTCTGTTTACCAGCATCATGTTCTATAAATGATCTAAGGTTAATTctggaaaaaatatcttgcgacagaattttctttatcaGTGACCTTTATTCCATGGATTTGAAATTGatcgagattaaaaatttaaaagacgaTCAACAATGGTCATCttataatacgatattttttatctg tgtTTTAGggcttatttttttcacaatgatAATTGGAACAATATACGATGTATTTGTGCATCACAAATATTTACTTTCAGAAGATAAAACTGTAGCTA ATGTAAGGAACAAATCCGAGGAAGTGGAAATAACACCATTGTCTACACGACAAAGTGGAATTGGAAAAATACTGATATGTTTTTCTGTATacacaaatacaaaaataatatttagcacAAAATTGAATACTGACGAAATACCTACTATTcatggtttaaaatttctaactaTGAATTGGATAATTTTGATTCATATCATATTCTTCCAGCTGGATTATATCg acAATACAGCATTTATATGGAGAATAATCTTGAATCCCTTAATTCAAGTATTATGTAATGTAATCGTACCAGTAGATACCTTCTTCTTTTCAAGCGGATTTTTAgtaacttatttatatttgaaagataaaatggGCAAAGAAAAAACCAAATCAACTAAttacaaagcaaaaataaatgaattttttattcatatcataaaaagatttattcg gtTGACACCTGCGTATATGATAACGATAGGAATACTGCAATTAAATCGGTCTTGGTACAACAAGAATTCACAATTTTACGAAAGATCGTACGAAGTTTGCATGAAATATTGGTGGAGAAaccttttatacataaataatctattcGATCACAAGTCAAtg tgcaTAAATTGGGGTTGGTATTTAGCCAATgacatgcaatattttataattgctactgcattattaattttgtcaacTAT GTACTTTTACACGTCTATTGTCATATTGGGTGCACTTTTAATCGGCTCTATTATAATTACCggttatatttcatatatttatgaatatattccgac gCTGAATGAACAATGGAGACTTCTTCATGTCTTTTACTTCTCTCCATGGACCAGAATAGGACCATATATTATAGGCATAATTACAGGTTACATTGTgagaaaactaaataaaaaattggctttaaaaaaa aaaactGTAATTTTCTGTTGGTGCCTTGGTAGCGCGTGTATTATTTTCGTATTGTTAGGCCTTTATAAGCAAAACGTATCTATTCTGTATGCTGCTGTCTATGTTGCATTAAGTAGAACACTTTGGGCCATAGGTATAGCATGGATTGTAATAGCATGTTTTACTAAGCATGGTG GTAttgttaatcaattattatcgtCCAAAGTCTTTATCCCTTTTAGTAAACTTTCTTATTGTGTTTATCTCATACATCCCGTTGTTATACAATCGATTCGCTTGTCTAGTGAAACATCTGTTCATTTGGAATTATTGCCTAtg ATTATCATGTCTGCAGGATACTTGGTGATTAGTTACGTTTGCGCTTACGTATTGGCTTTAATGGCAGAAATACCGTATATCTTGCTAATGCAAATGTTCCGTCAATCttgcaataacaaaaaatatatatag
- the LOC126857081 gene encoding zinc finger protein interacting with ribonucleoprotein K-like has product MDALNIVDITNSGIESIECMPEYDLLPSMLKHATKKSKMPKEENYTKKDATKQNSNQNKIDKTKSELFLKCDICGERFNKKFILIKHIKQHMYQCQTCCQSFSFKRDLMHHIKEIHEFPSYPCSICEFKSNNKCIIKDHFIRKHSSGFKYNCMVCKKLFKLKSDLKRHMNYVHTGESSNVCSICGHTCNTTRAMKAHLRYRHYKPAYECKICKRGMTSQKNLDQHLIWHQRKREVVCPTCGKIFGQTRDLTLHLKIHQGIRPFSCPVCGHTFYKKTAQEQHIMIHTGKRPYICDICDQTFAQRIVLNNHRKRHPGPLQPLPVISIKKIIQEFMQEWTASATQQQDKKTSDS; this is encoded by the coding sequence ATGGACGCTCTAAATATCGTGGACATCACTAATTCGGGCATCGAAAGTATAGAATGCATGCCAGAGTATGATTTGTTACCATCTATGCTTAAACATGCTACTAAAAAAAGTAAGATGCCGAAAGAGGAGAATTATACGAAGAAAGATGCGACGAAGCAAAATtccaatcagaataaaatcGACAAGACAAAATCCGAGCTCTTCTTGAAATGTGACATATGTGGTGAACGCTTTAACAAGAAATTCATTCTGATAAAACACATAAAGCAGCACATGTACCAGTGTCAAACTTGTTGCCAGAGTTTTAGTTTCAAGCGAGATCTGATGCATCATATCAAGGAGATTCACGAATTTCCATCTTATCCCTGCAGTATTTGCGAGTTCAAGAGTAACAATAAATGCATCATAAAGGATCACTTCATACGCAAGCACAGTAGCGGTTTCAAATATAACTGTATGGTGTGTAAGAAGCTTTTTAAGCTTAAAAGCGATTTGAAACGACATATGAATTATGTGCATACTGGCGAATCGTCGAACGTTTGTAGCATTTGCGGACATACATGTAATACCACGCGTGCCATGAAAGCGCACCTGAGATATCGTCATTACAAGCCGGCTTACGAGTGCAAGATATGCAAACGCGGTATGACCTCACAAAAGAATCTGGACCAGCATCTAATCTGGCACCAACGGAAAAGGGAAGTCGTCTGTCCCACTTGCGGCAAGATCTTTGGTCAGACGAGGGACTTAACTCTTCATTTGAAAATCCATCAGGGTATTCGACCGTTCTCTTGTCCAGTCTGCGGCcacactttttataaaaagacggCACAAGAACAGCACATAATGATTCACACCGGCAAGAGACCGTATATCTGCGACATATGCGATCAAACTTTCGCACAAAGGATAGTACTCAATAATCATAGAAAGCGTCATCCTGGACCATTGCAACCGTTACCTGTaatatccattaaaaaaataatccagGAGTTTATGCAAGAATGGACAGCTTCTGCTACGCAgcaacaagataaaaaaacgtCAGATAGTTAA
- the LOC126858929 gene encoding gastrula zinc finger protein XlCGF67.1-like translates to MLNAHVKKSHMLKTVPCNDCNFIGVNATDVERHRKRHHRASKFMCEICNENFIDKDALIVHTSMHNFMQYQQCSACGSIFNNVYSLKEHNRLHHCDSAIMSDERIEESIENGFEHKCDVCDKVYKYKSMLKQHKIKAHGNPFSYERRRYLCAQCGKELKTAKGLEIHHRSHTGEKPYTCEVCGKCFACETLLRTHKVIHTGERKYSCDQCGKSFTQRSTLVVHKRYHTGERPYICPQCNKGFITRTVLNTHMKSCR, encoded by the exons ATGCTTAACGCCCATGTAAAGAAATCGCACATGCTCAAAACGGTGCCGTGCAACGATTGCAATTTCATAGGTGTCAACGCGACCGACGTGGAGAGGCACAGGAAACGACATCATCGAGCCTCGAAATTCATGTGCGAAATTTGCAACGAAAATTTCATCGACAAAGATGCTCTGATCGTGCACACGTCGATGCACAACTTTATGCAGTATCAACAATGCAGCGCGTGTGGTAGCATCTTTAATAACGTGTATAG TTTGAAGGAGCATAATCGTCTACATCACTGCGATTCTGCGATCATGTCGGATGAAAGGATCGAGGAATCTATCGAGAACGGATTCGAACACAAATGTGACGTTTGCGACAAggtctataaatataagtcgATGCTGAAGCAGCACAAGATCAAAGCCCATGGGAATCCGTTTTCCTACGAGAGACGTAGATATCTTTGCGCACAGTGTGGCAAAGAGCTGAAGACCGCGAAGGGTCTCGAAATTCATCACAGATCGCACACAGGCGAAAAGCCGTACACCTGCGAAGTGTGCGGCAAATGTTTCGCTTGCGAGACTCTGCTGAGGACTCACAAAGTCATTCATACCGGAGAACGAAAGTATTCGTGCGACCAATGCGGCAAGTCTTTCACACAGAGGTCCACGTTGGTTGTTCACAAACGATATCATACGGGCGAACGACCGTATATTTGTCCTCAATGCAATAAGGGTTTCATCACACGAACTGTTCTTAATACTCATATGAAATCTTGTCGTTAG
- the LOC126857089 gene encoding zinc finger protein 350-like codes for MFICDLCDYSTNQKSNLECHRRRHAKDYSFKCEMCDKGFFHKTEYLEHQNAHTNKNLYRCEHCCKYYFYKKNLSVHLVTHHTSKQTGVLAKNAKTRHVCKFCAERFVYKKLLKRHMKNQHGFTEHAPTKHLCDLCGAELSSMRRLTVHKRNHMGEKIFECDTCDKKFTSKENLSIHKRTHTGDKPHVCPQCGRSFTQRTSLVLHLRYHSGERPYQCSDCSKSFVSNTLLKRHRKIHEKTVQPKIK; via the coding sequence ATGTTTATCTGCGATCTCTGTGACTATAGCACTAATCAAAAGTCCAATTTGGAATGCCATCGTCGCCGACACGCGAAGGATTATAGTTTCAAATGCGAAATGTGTGATAAGGGTTTCTTCCACAAGACCGAATATCTGGAGCACCAAAACGCGCATACAAATAAGAATCTGTATCGCTGCGAGCACTGTTGCAAGTACTACTTCTACAAGAAGAATCTATCAGTGCATCTAGTAACGCATCACACGAGCAAACAAACCGGCGTGCTCGCGAAAAACGCGAAGACGAGGCACGTGTGCAAATTCTGTGCGGAAAGATTCGTTTATAAGAAACTGCTGAAGAGACACATGAAAAATCAGCACGGATTCACGGAACACGCTCCGACGAAACATCTATGCGATCTGTGCGGCGCGGAATTGTCGTCGATGAGACGATTAACGGTGCACAAACGTAATCATATGGGCGAGAAAATCTTCGAATGCGATACGTGCGACAAGAAATTTACTAGCAAGGAGAACTTGAGTATCCACAAACGAACGCACACAGGCGACAAACCGCACGTGTGTCCGCAGTGTGGTAGAAGTTTCACGCAAAGGACGTCATTGGTCTTACATTTACGATATCATTCGGGTGAGAGGCCTTATCAGTGCTCGGATTGCAGCAAGAGTTTTGTGTCCAACACTTTGCTCAAGAGGCATCGCAAAATACACGAGAAAACTGTGCAACCGAAGATAAAATGA